One stretch of Armigeres subalbatus isolate Guangzhou_Male chromosome 2, GZ_Asu_2, whole genome shotgun sequence DNA includes these proteins:
- the LOC134218130 gene encoding cyclin-dependent kinase 1 gives MEDFQKIEKIGEGTYGVVYKGRNKVTGQIVAMKKIRLESEDEGIPSTAIREISLLKELKHPNIVSLEDVLMEENRLYLIFEFLSMDLKKYMDTLPQEKMMDSDLVKSYMYQITAALLFCHKRRVLHRDLKPQNLLINKEGLIKVADFGLGRSFNIPVRNYTHEIVTLWYRAPEVLLGSPRYACPVDIWSIGCIFAEMTTRKPLFQGDSEIDQLFRMFRILKTPTEEIWPGVTSLPDYKPTFPCWTQNNLNNQVKNLDSAGLDLLQKCLIYDPVHRISAKKVLEHKYFDGFERRAAPIE, from the exons ATGGAAGACTTTCAGAAAATCGAAAAGATTGGGGAAGGAACCTACGGTGTGGTGTATAAGGGTCGCAACAAAGTAACGGGCCAGATAGTGGCTATGAAGAAAATTCGTTTGGAATCGGAGGATGAGGGAATCCCTTCTACAGCCATTCG cgagataTCCCTTTTGAAGGAATTGAAGCATCCAAATATTGTGTCTTTGGAAGATGTTTTAATGGAGGAGAATAGACTGTAtttgatttttgagtttttgtcGATGGATTTGAAGAAGTACATGGACACATTGCCACAGGAGAAGATGATGGACTCCGATTTGGTGAAGAGCTATATGTACCAGATAACGGCCGCGCTTTTGTTCTGTCATAAGAGACGAGTACTACATCGGGACTTGAAGCCGCAAAATCTGCTTATCAACAAGGAAGGATTGATTAAagttgcagattttggcttggGACGGTCATTCAACATTCCGGTTCGCAACTATACACACGAGATTGTCACACTGTGGTACCGTGCCCCGGAAGTCCTACTAGGATCCCCTCGTTACGCCTGTCCCGTGGATATATGGTCCATTGGATGCATTTTTGCTGAAATGACCACCAGAAAACCGCTCTTTCAGGGAGACTCGGAAATCGATCAACTATTTCGAATGTTCCGAATCTTGAAGACTCCGACGGAGGAAATCTGGCCAGGGGTAACTTCTCTACCCGACTACAAACCAACCTTCCCATGCTGGACGCAGAACAATCTGAATaatcaagtgaaaaatctcGACTCGGCCGGGTTGGATTTGTTGCAGAAATGTTTGATTTACGATCCGGTGCATCGGATTTCAGCGAAGAAGGTGCTCGAACATAAATATTTTGATGGGTTTGAGCGGAGAGCAGCACCGATCGAGTAA